ATGTAAGATTTCAATAACTTGGTTttagatagtattttttgagtCTCCTAGAAGAAATGGTCTTTCTCCCATTTTCGGAGATACTTCTCAATGAGAGTTGAGGATTGGGCGCCTCCACTAATTGCCTTTAACTCCTAGCTGTCTAACTGGGTATCTTATCTAGGCGTGGATTAAACCCGTGTTATTGGACTTGCGGATTTGGGTTACAACTTACAACCCAAGAGACAGAGCTCATTGCCCGCATTGGTAGTGGTCTGGGCATGATACGGGCTCGTGAATGCTTTGATGGACTTTCACTTGGCTGACTTGTTTGACTTTTTTATTAACTGGCTTGGCTTGTGCATGTCTGTGTCTTAGATGGGCCTATGCCCATTTTTGACCAATACATTTACCAAAATTTGTTCAACTTCTCATTATGGTATAGTTTCCTAATTATGTTGTGTTAGGTAGTGAATTTTAGGATTCCAAATCAATTATTGTAACTTATCTTTTCACTACCTGATATTATTTTTCATACCATAATATAGGTATGAAAATTTACCTACAATCTATTGGGTTGGCTCGGTTATTTTTTCTGAAGCACGAAGTATATTTCTTACATGGAATCTGAGTCTAAATTTAAAAGCTTCAATGCGTAATGTGACTGGAACTAGATTTCAACGAAATCTATCCCTTTCTAGAAATCCACTTTTCGCATTTGGTcactttaagaaaaaaaaatatagataatGATGTTTACCAGCGAAAAGAGATTTATAATACTCTTTCTCTAAATTTTATTGTACATTCTTTAGTGAGAAGAATATCAATAAAAGTGAACAAGCAAATAAACATCATCATTTTGTCCAAAGGCATGCACTTATATCTTGCCATGCTAATCATCATGTGGGATAACGTCTTATGTTTCCACTTACTTTACCACTTAAATAAATGAAACACCGAAATATGCCCTCTCTCACACACACGTGCCTTTTGAGGCGGCAAAAGGGTATGACAAAGAAAAAAGACAAATCAAACTAGTAGATTGCATTGCAGAGTTGTAATTTCATTATAGGTTTTTGGGGGAATCAAACTATGATTTTGATGCTGAGAGATGCACAAGAATGCTATGTTCAATTCACATTACTCTGTATATGACCCTAGATCGTCTTTTTCTTTAACGGACTTAAATCAAGTTAAAGTAGGCTAACAGATTTTTACACCTCTGGCCATGTTGCTAACAGATTTTTGGAAAGAAATGTGTTAGTTGAAAGCTCTAAGGTCCAGTAAATCCATTATTCAGGAACAGAAGAACCCccctccctccctccctccctctCTTAACCCTATTTTAATTACAAAAGACAACTTGTTTTTGCATTGTATACATATATACTCCACACAGTTTCAGAATCAAACACCATGTCCTGAGTTTGTATCATTTCTTTCCCAATTTTCTCCTACAATTTGTCACCAATAGCTTCTACAAGCATGTATATACTTCGCTTTTTGCCAGCATAAAATCTTCGAGTAAATCCAGTTTTATCGCAGAAAGGGAAACATATGCATAAACATTCTAGTTTGAGGGCATTTGACTATATAAACACTGTCAATATAGCCTTAAAAGCTTAAACTATACGCTAAACCCTGCACTCAATAACATTTTAGGAATAGGTTTCCAAACCTTAATCAACCAAATGAGGGGGGAAACAAATAAAATACAGCATTGCCAGAATTCCAAAACTTCCACTCAGTATTTTTCATTAGTAAAAAAATTGTCAGGACAAAGAAAACTCTtgcaattaaataaaaaaaaagaaacattTCCCATCTAAATTACAAATTGTAGGACAAATTTCAGTGCCACTGTTATCCTCTTCCTAACTAGTATACGTTTAATGAGAACTTTTGGAATCGAACCTTATTTGTCAACCTCCATAGCCTGTTCAGCTTTAGCTTTGGCCAATGCTGACAATTTGGTCTTTACTTTCCTCTTTCCTACCTGAAACCCACCTGCacctttctttttcttattacCCCCATCAACCTGTTTTACACAATTAGCCAAAGAAAACTCCTCTCAGTCCATTTCAAAACGCCAACACATAAAttttaacacaaaaagttagGCAATAAGAGTAAGAATCAAAATATCAAATACATTACTATTCATCAAATATTACAACCACCTAATTCTAATTACCCAACAATATTGCATTTGATACTGGATAACtgaagaaaataaaaaacttCAGTTACCAGATTCTCCAATTGTAAAATCAACCACCAAAAATATAActttagaaaaaagaaaaaaaaaatctcattccAATTGAAATCGAAAGACGGGGACTCACTTTCATCTTATTCTTCTTAGCATGAAGCTTCTTtgccttcttttctttttcttccttttccccTGCGTTGAGTATAGACTGATTAGTATGGTACATATTCAGAAACAATATATAGATACATAAATAGATATAGAGAGTGCAGAGAAATATTTACTTTTGAGTTCAAATTCGTGCTGTACTTTCCTCTTAGAAAGGCTATTCTTCTTCGACATTTCTCCCGCTGTTACTCCCTtcgtctcttcttttctttttagtcTAACAAGCAGGTGCCCAAACCCAAACCCTAAATCTCCCCAGAAATTTAACACAATTTCGATATTTCTAATTTTTACCTCCAAACTTTTAAATTTTTCTAGTATTTTCCACTAACTTTGCTTTTATTACAGATTTGATTCCTATTGTTTAACTAATTCATTTTTTCCCATGGTTAgcaaaaataaatcaattacaagaccatttatttattttttaaatgcaaTGAGTTATTCTAGGACTTTTGTTAGTTTTTCCTTCGCTAACAAACCACTTGCATGATACTTTGATAGTTGATGTGCCATTGCTAAATAAAAAAAGATTAATTACATAAAATAATGTAGGTTTAAAAAAAGTTTGAAATATACGGTGAatacaaataattataaatatacgGTGCTTTCAAAAAAATACACGAGATTAGTAAAAGGAAATAAAACAATAATACAATTCATTAATGTATCAATTTAGTCTCTAATAGGTAATGAATAACTTTTTTTATGTCAGAAGTATGACAAAATTTACTCATAAAAAAAGAAacatcattaattgatgtaatttaattatgttgatgtgatataataatattcaatcattttcttttcaattttatatttttatttatttaaaataaatgtattattaatattaaataaataattatgcttgcataaattataatatttttaataaatataatctaTTTCTATACtagtagttatatattttttctaatatttGTTACTTATATTATGTAATCtaacatttttgtatatattagttacaaaataaaatagtaTCTTTTAATAAGAAACttagttttataattttttttacaaacatGTACTAAATTCAcaagttaattttataaaattttgtaataattatgttaaataaattttataaatatttatgtaaatgttagttacaaaaataagctTTTTGGTTGTGAAATTAGTTTCGTAAATTGTTGTTagaaaatgtaaaacttgttttaaaaaatattgtatttcaccactatatatattcattaaagtgttttataaataatgaatatcttaaatttatatttttaagttgtataacaTAAATATGAAGGTTCCTATAattatttggtacaatattgtaacaatatggaaaaaatataatatttttatgtatattttggttatgatttcttaactataaaatattttcgtaaatgttagttacaaaaatatatttcttaattGTAAAACTaaatttgtaaactattgttacaaaaataaaaaatttagttacaaatttgtttatAAGttttatctataaaaaaaattaaaaaaaaatctacaattctataacgggcaaccattgactgcagaaggaagatggtcacctttgagcctgagggtgaggatccttttgtatttgttggtgctgtgcatggaccccgtactcctatgatttcagcattgagggctagggatttattgcaagggggctgcattggattcttagccagtgtggttgataccacccaggtcgtgagactagaggatactagacttgtatgtgagtttctggatgtgtttccaaaagatctgccagggttgccaccacacagagagattgagttcgttatagaactggctccagggacggagccagtgtctagagcaccatacagaatagccccagctgagttgaaagaactaaaggtacagctacaagagctgttggatttgggttttatcagacctagcttttcaccttggggtgcgccagttctgtttgtaaaaaagaaagatggttctctgaggatgtgtatagattacagggaactgaataagctgacaattaagaaccggtatcctttgccaaggatagacgatctatttgatcaattgcagggtaagacggtattctctaagatcgaccttcgcactaggtatgggcattatgagtttttagttatgtcattcgggttgactaatgcccctgccgctttcatggatatgatgaacagagtgttcaaagattatttagaccagtttgtgatcgtctttatcgatgatatcctaGTGTATTCTTAGACTGAGTCAAAGCATGAAcatcatttgaggttggttctacagagattgagagaacacatattgtttgcaaagttcaagaagtgtgaattctagttgtctcaggtatccttccttgggcacattgtcagtaaggaggggattaaagtggatccatcaaagattgaagcggtcagagattggccaaggccaaagaatgcttatgaggttagaagtttccttggattggcaggatattacaggcgttttgtggaggggttctcaaagattactacttcgttgactgagctgacacgcaagggtcagaagtttgtatggtcagacaagtgtgagaacagcttccaggagttgaaacagaggttgattacagctctagttctgagtcttcctacagaccaggagaagtttgtgatatactgcgatgcttctcatcagggtttgggctgtgttttgatgcaatcagagagagtaatagcttatgcttctcgtcaactgaaggagtatgagaagaggtatcctacccatgatttggagttagcagcggtggtttttgctttaaagatatggaggcactatctctatggagagaagtgtgagatttacacagaccacaagagcctgaagtacttcttcacccaaaaggacttgaacatgagacaaaggcgttggctagaattagtgaaagattatgattgtgagattctgtatcacccagggaaagccaacgtggtagctgatgcgttgagccggaagggtccgggacagattcatggtattaggctgatagccagagagttagctgatgatatgaccagagctggtatagaattactggtgggccagttggccaatattacgctacagtctacgctgctagagaggatcaaagaaggtcagttgggtgatccacagctgatcaagattagagaggatgtcttggctggagcatccagggattatacagtgtctgatttggggttgttgagatacaagggacggatatgtgttccgttagacactgcattgaggcgggagattctagatgaatctcataccacaccttACTCtctgcatccaggcaccacgaagatgtatcaggatgtgagatcattgtattggtggccagggatgaagggAGATgtggtggaatatgtggctaagtgcttgacgtgtcaacaggtcaaggctgagcatcagaggccggcagggttactgcagcctctggatatcccggagtggaagtgggaagacatcacaatggattttgtggtgggcttgcccaggacagttggtcagcatgattccatttgggtgatagtggatcgctataccaagtcagctcactttctgccagtgaggactacttatactgttgaccagtatgcagatctctatgtgagagagatcgtgcgcctccatggggctcgtaggtcgatcgtgtcagatcgggaccctacattcacttccaagttttggaagagtttacagataGCCATGGGCAcatagctgaagttcagtacagcttatcatcctcagacagatgggcaatctgagaggacgatccagatattggaagacatgctgcgggcatgtgtactggactttggtgggtcatggagtaagtatctgcctttgatagagttctcctataataacagttatcagtctaccattggtgttgcaccttatgagatgctctatggtaggaagtgtagatctcccattcattgggatgagacaggtgaaaggagatacttaggtcctgaggcggttcagaggaccagtgaggctattgacaagattagagctcggatgcttacttcccagagtagacagaagagctatgcagatcccaaacgcaggaacgtggagttccaggtaggagactatgtcttccttagagtctcgccatggaaaggggtgagaaggtttgggaagaaaggcaagttgagtcccaggtttgtaggtccatttgagatcctggagaggattggacaagtggcttacaggctagccttgcctccggcgttgtcgacagtgcataatgtgttccatgtatccgctcttcggaggtatgtatctgatgagagacatattttgagttatgaagatctggagcttgagccagatctttcctttgaggagcagcctgttcagatacttgatcagaaggataaagtcctcaggaacaagacaatacctttggttaaggtattgtggaggaacagcaaggtcgaggaggcgacctgggagctggagtctgatatgcggagtcagtatcccgagctgttcaggtaaatttcgaggacgaaatttctgtaaggaagggatagttttAATGCCCCGGtatccctattatggttaatggctggattagtaggccgggagggccataactatttaattatgccattaaatgtgtttatgcatgtttatgagaattatattataatatgatgttaaatgtgtgcatgtgagtccacatttgtttacaggggtgttttggtaatatggtccgttgagggtataattgtatatttgtgtgtgCGTTAATGATATattatgagaccacattataatgtggattggttcgagtatttcgacatgaggcgatctttaaacatgatttatcggtttggtcataacaggtttgagctcggggtgagtcacggggtgatatttatggttatggcgttaccggggattatagggtaacgggatatgaattattggtgtttgaggattttgagattagcgggaattgggaagcgttaattataattaacgggataagcGGAAAGTACCATTTTTGCCCTTGTGATGGTTTTtgaggcttaagatgacacaagggtattttggtctttttgggaggatatatgtgacttaagaggcttagaaggctgtagaataaatgGAGTAAAAGCAGAGGCAATTCCCTTCTATTCCTGTACCTTCTCCTTGCTTCATCTTCTTCACCTctctttgagggttttgagttcttggtggagattcaagctagggaaacttaagggctggattggagaccTGATCTAGCTTGTGAGAGAGGTCCAAAACTGGTTCCAAGGTGAGctttagccactggtttttatacatgctctgttttgattgttagttttcagcttatgattttgatgtgggaagtgagaatcaaagggggttttagtgttagtttgattggggtttgatgagagtgagctaagggtgttgtttgggggttcaattatatgtttggaagaggttttatgaaggtttgaaggactggtttgagaggaaatcacacaggggaaaaactggttCGTTAAGGGCGTTCTTGTtgttctgggctgggcgccgcggcgcagcaggggtgcgccgcggcccttggcgtttggcaggcagGGAGCCCTCTTTGTTGAGGGCGCgctgcggcgcagcaggggagggtcgcggcccttaaggccaatttcgctaaaatgtggtttttagcttggggattgaaaccataggcctcggggttggacctagtacccggttgggtagtatttgatgtctcgggggctgggatttggtttgggaaccctcagttatcatttttattaataaattctataatttggttatgaccagatGACCGTCAAAgagtttaaaggttgatcgttctcaagggtcgttcatattataattcttactcgaaccagaggtaagaaaacagtgtatgaatacagttgcaccctgtacaggtatatggcatgcatggttggatatttgaggcatgttggttgatatatgtggacatggattgcataatAAATGCTAGTGAACGTTGATTActtgcttgagacactgactagtcagggaccgactctaaagtcgatgatcacgcattgaacagctctatggcattaatgcgggaccgaatctaaggtcgacgaacttataagcgcttgcctggtctacgaccagatgactatagccaaggtatatgaccccggtgaccgtttttcacatggctaagggacgttgtccatagtttcgaccctagagccgtgaggaaggttatgttggtgactaatcaccatacacctgtcctgatcaagcttatgaaagaaccacttatcagttaagccctggtggccctatcgtcacatggctagagggagcgatgctcactattgtgacttttggctattgtcacctatttgttggactgatagtcctgaatggttattatgatcgttgttgatattatatcatgttttattatgttttcttgctgggccttggctcatgggtgctatgggGTACAGGTAAAGGGAAGAAAAAACTTGGCCaactttgagtggagagcttggacgatgtgatgtacatacagggccgcttgaccgccacggtcaaggagttctcagagggactaggggtttaccctacttttgccgcttaggccggcaggGATTGTAAATCtgaaactgtagcaactcttttgtattacgaactacttgtaaacattttgtaaggctcatgagcagtttatttacgtaatgaaatgtaccatttcctttttattggtttttcaccttaacctgataatagtacctagatcacgttcttaaccaaaggactcgggtagcgagtcaaatttccggttcactgttcaccgtaactgttctggggtaaccagggcgttacaatatttataggagagggcacctgggagttggtaaggggggtcatcccgtgaccttcctaTCTATCATGTCCcttatgtgacattcatgattaattcctaaaacctgacacatgaagtgtggtctaatcaataggtaagggggataatgggccgcacggcccaacccagccgtgggtgcctgaatatgcacgttcatgctgcgtgtccgagaagtcagggatatatcagacacgtgatgtctgatatatgtacgtttaccttgcgtggttgactttataagaggtcatagcttccaactccagctcgtaccacaagCTGGATTCCTCATCGACCTGTGGCCTTTACAGACCtgactcggtccttaagtaatcttggcaaACTCTTGATACCCCGAGCTAGCGAGGTAGGTCCTaacgacaacagctccggtcatgggggatccacgtggctgatataattaggccatatctcagctcgctaatggcccgttggaaaattagggcgtacattttccccccaagcccctgctcgtggtgcACGACGCTGTGTAGGGCCACAGtatgggcttttaggcttcttcatggactctccatattccaccttttacgcaggcgtcgaatacgtggaacatcgtggttggtgacggtacgtcttctgagaaccgcattaaatggcctagcccatACTCAGCCgccgtttcgcctttcgagtggagagtcttggatcccacatcagggcaatccaacggccctcctcacgggcatttcacgtatataaaaggggtggccaccttacgcatgggccacccggttatttgaaaattttctgaacATTCCATTTTCTTCTATCTTCTCatcttcaaaagaaaaacccttTTCTCTCCGGCCACCGTTCCCAGCACTCCAGAAGATCAGGCGCAAGggttcctttgaggttttggaacCAGTCATTTCGTCGAGGCCCCAACctagacgaccccttcatccctcCCACAGCAAACTATTTCGTAAGTtctctgactgtgcatgttttaaatctccttttcactgtagcctaggtaactGTATCTGCATGCAATATTTTGTGGGTTtcttgtgggtatgaagggtgtaggttttACTTTAGGGCATCGactgtagaagaaaaccattaaGGAGCATGActtatagggtgcattttctggggaattcttctgggtaggattttcggTATGCTTCTTTAAAATATCCAgtacttttgggtgcaaaaccgggtagcttaggggacacgcctcacaggcagttttgcacctcttgcctattgaaattttccttccaaggaaaatttttaTCCTGActctcctgacacacgaattccgagtaatcggggatttgttgggagcacagacgcgtgttcatagaaccgcgtggtctcactctccacgggctgagattacctcagctcatgcaaaggaaacacctcttttgattctcccttatgcttaggtcgccttttctgaaatttcttcttttgttcgctaggcgaccagatgggacccaagaagaacgctcctaagaggatcgcaggcagctcgtcctcccaacaatccaaaggaaaagaggtgatgacagactccccaattcCTGTCTTCGGGCCAGCCGTGGAGGTGGCacccgatgctttcttcgaggccgagaggatcgtcttgAAGATCACTAACCAGGAGAAAGTGAACAAGATATTCCTCTCGCACAACATCGAACTGAGGAGGGGTGctctgatcgcccgacctcccgcagagggtgagcagagctgcgcgccgcttgacgaggagttcgcggcctggagtgacgagcacttcaaggttggggctttcctcccgctggaccaatacttcgccgacttcctcaactacgtgagtttggctcctttccagctcccccccaactcctatcgtttgttggcggggttgagatatctgttcttgaaacaggagtgggaggtccccactccggcagatatcctatattttttctgcctcaaggccagcctggagcagcgggggcgaggcgacgggttctattacttgacccggtttccgaatacggctgcggtcatcgagctgcccagccaccccaacgacttcaaataccagttctttatgtccaaggggtttcgcaactgcgatctgcactacttcaaccgtcctcgtaagtacctttcatccttagctcgtaagttaagtattggttagctccccccattatccatttctgacttaaaATAATTCTgtagccattttcgcgaggacagacaagtctgtgatcctcgggagtcagtacgagacactggcgggcttgccccccagtgaaaaggactatcgccagctcgtgacagatgagacaatgctggcatgcaagctgatctccccaggccaaactttgaacctgaggagaccccgggtgcctcccccagctcgcgagatgagggcCATCCCCGAGGAAGAGGCCGCGAgagatgaggac
This genomic interval from Humulus lupulus chromosome 8, drHumLupu1.1, whole genome shotgun sequence contains the following:
- the LOC133796700 gene encoding uncharacterized protein LOC133796700 — protein: MSKKNSLSKRKVQHEFELKREKEEKEKKAKKLHAKKNKMKVDGGNKKKKGAGGFQVGKRKVKTKLSALAKAKAEQAMEVDK